A genomic window from Peptococcaceae bacterium 1198_IL3148 includes:
- a CDS encoding formate dehydrogenase accessory protein FdhE has product METKFSIEKQANFYLELMDMENDNLPLEWEVSFNPEQIKRWGQGESALAVAPPEVDAERIFTQFCLVAKACQKWQVGPQPVTDQFITTLEELDKPQRHQLISSLLQVDGNKAKWVKKLNVSSSQLEYIAGNTFKPLLKAYAKIVLGQVPISDWDKSYCPVCGDQPTIAKLTGEDGHRRLHCGRCETDWRFSRLGCPYCNNVADETYFITLDNKKEYRVYLCDSCKSYLKTVDERITGEVDLFCEDLATTELDNLVQAEGYRRGAGREQL; this is encoded by the coding sequence ATGGAAACTAAGTTTAGCATAGAGAAACAAGCTAACTTTTATCTCGAACTAATGGATATGGAAAATGATAATCTTCCATTAGAGTGGGAAGTTAGTTTTAATCCGGAACAAATTAAAAGGTGGGGTCAGGGCGAATCAGCCCTGGCCGTAGCCCCGCCAGAGGTTGATGCAGAACGTATATTTACACAGTTTTGTTTAGTGGCTAAGGCTTGTCAAAAATGGCAAGTTGGTCCACAACCGGTAACAGACCAATTTATAACAACCCTTGAGGAACTGGACAAACCCCAAAGACATCAGTTGATATCTTCGCTGCTGCAGGTAGATGGTAACAAGGCTAAATGGGTTAAAAAGTTAAATGTATCTTCTAGCCAATTGGAATATATTGCTGGCAACACCTTTAAGCCATTGCTAAAGGCATACGCGAAGATAGTACTGGGGCAAGTACCAATAAGTGACTGGGACAAGAGCTATTGTCCAGTTTGTGGGGATCAGCCAACCATTGCTAAACTTACCGGTGAAGACGGACACAGAAGATTACACTGTGGACGGTGTGAAACAGATTGGCGTTTCAGCAGGTTAGGATGCCCTTACTGTAATAATGTTGCTGATGAAACCTACTTTATTACTTTGGATAATAAAAAGGAATATCGCGTTTATCTTTGTGACAGCTGCAAAAGTTATTTGAAAACTGTAGACGAACGGATAACCGGTGAAGTGGATCTTTTTTGTGAAGATTTAGCCACAACAGAATTAGACAATCTGGTTCAAGCTGAGGGTTACCGTAGGGGTGCTGGCAGAGAACAGCTATAA
- a CDS encoding methyl-accepting chemotaxis protein, with product MIDGIVYTESERCKECSACLQVCKTKSVVTSPCPSLISFIEKHQPMLIEHFAPILSPMAAQAVLVKHWNDNNIKIVGASPCIAKKSELLDGNYYFDEVITFEELIELIDGNGIKPASLTETEFDGIQAFYGAGFPISGGLTKTLELFSAGLELNPIGDDILILEGEDRSIHFLTEMAADKNANRLNHYPTLIDILYCEGCIVGKAMGVNCSLLEAKHIVSDYTRKRFQKAEKNGLFKKHNDYKILVKNTVDTPEFKKWLEIVDDLISKNKFNITWQNRHYDKKIPTEVQIKEILKQDGKLVTEDELNCQACGYRTCRERALAVFNGENVAGGCIIHQKEVMEKMYQHANTVNKHLTENIEVLSATIEEITNGNQSNAQMSTQLLGYVENQDGDIKGLEKEIGSIITSFNYISDITNNISTIADQTKMLSLNAQIEAARAGESGRGFAVVAEEVGKLSEETHNRLHEIHQYKDSLTKIQSKLEDLVFHLSHGSEGVRELANAQAAIAQQIAAASEELSASAEKLRALT from the coding sequence GTGATTGACGGTATTGTATATACTGAAAGTGAAAGGTGCAAAGAGTGCTCGGCCTGTTTGCAGGTGTGCAAAACCAAATCAGTTGTTACCAGTCCATGTCCGTCTTTAATTAGCTTTATAGAAAAACATCAACCGATGTTAATAGAACATTTTGCGCCTATTCTGAGCCCTATGGCCGCACAGGCTGTTCTGGTAAAACACTGGAATGACAATAATATAAAAATTGTAGGAGCTAGCCCGTGTATCGCTAAAAAATCTGAACTATTGGATGGTAACTATTATTTTGATGAAGTAATAACCTTTGAAGAGCTAATTGAGCTGATCGATGGTAATGGTATTAAACCCGCGTCCCTTACAGAAACCGAGTTTGATGGCATACAAGCCTTTTATGGTGCTGGTTTTCCGATATCAGGCGGGCTAACCAAAACCCTAGAATTGTTTTCTGCTGGCCTGGAGTTGAATCCAATTGGTGATGATATCTTAATTCTTGAGGGTGAAGATCGAAGTATACATTTTTTAACGGAAATGGCTGCAGATAAAAATGCAAACAGATTAAACCATTATCCTACTTTAATCGATATTTTGTACTGTGAAGGTTGTATAGTAGGTAAGGCCATGGGGGTAAATTGTAGCTTGCTAGAAGCAAAACACATTGTTTCAGATTATACCAGAAAGAGATTCCAGAAGGCAGAAAAGAACGGCCTGTTTAAAAAACACAATGATTATAAAATCCTGGTAAAAAACACAGTGGATACGCCAGAATTTAAAAAATGGCTTGAAATTGTGGATGATCTAATTAGTAAAAACAAGTTTAACATCACCTGGCAGAATCGTCATTACGATAAGAAAATACCCACCGAAGTACAGATAAAGGAAATATTAAAGCAAGATGGCAAACTAGTAACAGAAGATGAACTAAACTGTCAGGCGTGCGGTTATAGAACCTGCCGCGAAAGAGCGCTGGCAGTGTTTAACGGCGAAAATGTGGCTGGTGGTTGTATCATTCATCAAAAGGAAGTGATGGAAAAAATGTATCAGCACGCCAATACAGTAAACAAGCATTTAACCGAAAACATAGAAGTATTATCAGCAACTATAGAAGAAATTACAAATGGCAACCAGAGCAACGCGCAGATGAGCACCCAATTGTTAGGCTATGTAGAAAATCAAGATGGCGATATTAAGGGCTTAGAAAAAGAAATTGGCTCAATAATTACTAGCTTTAATTATATTTCTGATATTACCAATAATATTTCAACTATTGCTGATCAAACTAAAATGTTAAGTTTGAATGCCCAGATTGAAGCGGCCAGAGCCGGAGAAAGTGGCAGAGGTTTTGCTGTGGTTGCCGAAGAAGTAGGCAAGCTTTCAGAGGAAACCCATAATCGATTACATGAAATACATCAATACAAAGATTCATTAACTAAAATACAATCAAAGCTTGAAGATTTAGTTTTTCACCTGTCCCATGGGTCGGAAGGAGTTAGAGAATTAGCAAATGCCCAAGCGGCGATAGCTCAGCAGATAGCTGCTGCTTCAGAAGAGCTAAGTGCCAGTGCGGAAAAACTAAGGGCATTAACCTAA